The following proteins come from a genomic window of Blastococcus sp. HT6-30:
- a CDS encoding HNH endonuclease produces MPSPTTTSATLLLNATYEPLCVVSSRRAIVLVLAEKAESVDVTADVVHAETLSLPVPVVVRLTRYVRVPYPASVPLSRRAVFTRDGQTCVYCGGSATSIDHVVPRSRGGTHTWDNVVAACRRCNHTKADRSLAELGWKLPHPPRAPSGAAWRLLGHRTVDPRWREWLGVPEPVSA; encoded by the coding sequence GTGCCCTCGCCCACGACCACGAGCGCCACCCTGCTGCTCAACGCGACGTACGAGCCGTTGTGCGTGGTGTCCAGCCGGCGGGCGATCGTGCTGGTCCTCGCCGAGAAGGCGGAGTCCGTCGACGTCACCGCCGACGTGGTGCACGCCGAGACCCTCAGCCTCCCGGTGCCCGTGGTCGTGCGGCTCACCCGGTACGTCCGGGTGCCCTACCCGGCGTCGGTGCCGCTGTCCCGGCGTGCGGTGTTCACCCGCGACGGGCAGACGTGCGTCTACTGCGGCGGTTCGGCCACGAGCATCGACCACGTCGTCCCGCGCAGCCGCGGCGGCACGCACACCTGGGACAACGTCGTCGCCGCCTGCCGCCGGTGCAACCACACCAAGGCCGACCGGTCGCTGGCCGAGCTGGGGTGGAAGCTCCCGCATCCGCCGCGCGCCCCCAGCGGCGCGGCGTGGCGGCTGCTCGGCCACCGCACCGTCGACCCGCGCTGGCGGGAGTGGCTCGGCGTCCCGGAGCCGGTCAGCGCCTGA
- a CDS encoding prolyl oligopeptidase family serine peptidase — protein sequence MRYPDAPRLDLVDELHGHRIADPYRWLEDAADPRTREWSQAQDELAAEVLSALPLRERFAGKLGELVRSGAVGLPVWRGERAFSTRRDPGQEHAVLRVREADGSVRVLVDPMALDPEGTTTLDAWSPSWEGDRLAYQISTGGDEESQLFVLDVATGEVLDGPVDRCRYSPVGWLPGGVELFYVRRLAPDQVPAGEEQFHRRVWRHRVGADPAGDVLVHGEGLDPTNYYGVRTSADGRWLVVSASAGTAPRDDVWLADLAGDGALREFQVGVDAQTAAWVARDGRLWLLSDRGTPRWRLAVADPADQATWAHQAWADVVPQQEDAVLSDVALVDGPDGDLRVLAVHAVDATDRLSVWAGDGAGRLGDVRPPGAGSISGVSAPHTGGATAWVGYTDYSTPPSVLRWNSADPDGLTGWEQAPVAGEVPPLTVVETHATSKDGTPVHLFVLSGTGAPDCPRPTVLYGYGGFNVSLTPAYSAQALAWVAAGGVWVVANLRGGSEHGEEWHRAGMRERKQNVFDDFAAAAEHLVAEGWTTHAQLAVMGGSNGGLLVGTTLTQRPGLAAAVVCSAPLLDMVRYERFGLGRTWNDEYGTADDPVQLGWLLGYSPYHAVREGTAYPAVLVTTFESDTRVDPLHGRKLAAALQHATSSAAPVLLRRETSVGHGARAVSRTVGLAADQLAFLAAHTGLAG from the coding sequence ATGCGCTACCCGGACGCCCCGCGGCTGGACCTCGTCGACGAGCTGCACGGCCACCGGATCGCCGATCCGTACCGCTGGCTGGAGGACGCCGCCGACCCCCGCACCCGGGAGTGGTCGCAGGCCCAGGACGAGCTCGCCGCCGAGGTGCTGTCCGCCCTGCCGTTGCGCGAGCGGTTCGCCGGGAAGCTCGGCGAGCTGGTGCGCTCGGGCGCCGTCGGGCTCCCGGTGTGGCGCGGCGAGCGGGCGTTCTCCACCCGCCGCGATCCCGGCCAGGAGCACGCCGTGCTGCGGGTGCGCGAGGCCGACGGCAGCGTCCGGGTGCTCGTCGACCCGATGGCGCTGGACCCCGAGGGGACGACGACGCTCGACGCGTGGTCGCCGTCCTGGGAGGGCGACCGGCTGGCCTACCAGATCTCCACCGGCGGCGACGAGGAGTCGCAGCTCTTCGTCCTCGACGTCGCCACGGGGGAGGTTCTCGACGGCCCGGTCGACCGCTGCCGCTACTCCCCCGTCGGCTGGCTGCCCGGGGGCGTGGAGCTGTTCTACGTCCGCCGTCTCGCACCGGACCAGGTGCCCGCCGGCGAGGAGCAGTTCCACCGCCGGGTCTGGCGCCACCGGGTCGGCGCCGACCCCGCAGGCGACGTCCTGGTGCACGGTGAGGGCCTGGACCCGACGAACTACTACGGGGTCCGCACCAGTGCCGACGGCCGCTGGCTGGTCGTCTCCGCCTCGGCAGGCACCGCTCCGCGCGACGACGTCTGGCTGGCCGACCTCGCCGGGGACGGCGCGCTGCGCGAGTTCCAGGTGGGCGTCGACGCCCAGACCGCCGCGTGGGTGGCCCGGGACGGGCGGCTGTGGCTGCTGAGCGACCGCGGCACCCCGCGCTGGCGGCTGGCCGTCGCCGACCCGGCGGACCAGGCCACCTGGGCGCACCAGGCCTGGGCCGACGTCGTGCCCCAGCAGGAGGACGCGGTGCTCTCCGACGTCGCGCTGGTGGACGGGCCGGACGGCGATCTGCGGGTGCTGGCCGTCCACGCCGTCGACGCCACCGACCGGCTCTCGGTCTGGGCCGGGGACGGCGCCGGCCGGCTGGGCGACGTCCGTCCGCCCGGCGCCGGGAGCATCTCCGGCGTCAGCGCCCCGCACACCGGTGGCGCCACCGCGTGGGTGGGCTACACCGACTACTCCACCCCGCCGTCGGTGCTGCGCTGGAACTCCGCGGATCCCGACGGGCTGACCGGGTGGGAGCAGGCGCCCGTCGCCGGCGAGGTGCCGCCGCTGACCGTCGTCGAGACGCACGCGACGTCGAAGGACGGCACACCGGTGCACCTCTTCGTGCTCTCCGGGACAGGGGCGCCCGACTGCCCGCGTCCGACCGTTCTCTACGGCTACGGCGGTTTCAACGTCTCGCTCACCCCCGCGTACTCGGCGCAGGCCCTGGCCTGGGTCGCCGCCGGCGGCGTCTGGGTGGTGGCGAACCTGCGCGGCGGCTCCGAGCACGGCGAGGAGTGGCATCGGGCCGGCATGCGCGAACGCAAGCAGAACGTGTTCGACGACTTCGCCGCCGCCGCCGAGCACCTGGTGGCCGAGGGCTGGACGACGCACGCGCAGCTGGCGGTCATGGGCGGGTCCAACGGCGGCCTGCTGGTGGGCACCACCCTCACCCAGCGCCCCGGCCTCGCCGCCGCCGTCGTCTGCAGCGCGCCGCTGCTGGACATGGTGCGGTACGAACGGTTCGGGCTCGGCCGCACCTGGAACGACGAGTACGGCACGGCCGACGACCCGGTGCAGCTCGGCTGGCTGCTCGGCTACTCGCCCTACCACGCCGTGCGGGAGGGGACGGCGTACCCGGCGGTGCTCGTCACGACCTTCGAGTCCGACACCCGGGTCGATCCGCTGCACGGCCGCAAGCTCGCCGCCGCTCTCCAGCACGCCACCAGCTCGGCGGCCCCGGTGCTCCTGCGACGTGAGACGTCGGTGGGCCATGGCGCCCGGGCCGTCAGCCGCACCGTGGGCCTGGCCGCCGACCAGCTCGCCTTCCTCGCAGCGCACACCGGACTTGCCGGCTGA